One window of Kryptolebias marmoratus isolate JLee-2015 linkage group LG3, ASM164957v2, whole genome shotgun sequence genomic DNA carries:
- the LOC108246284 gene encoding uncharacterized protein LOC108246284 produces the protein MKILVLFAVGVLGCSLAGAVTVTKCDLRNRLMKAFKSLPENIQQSGMAGEDFVAKIVCHVEMGSEFNTSAVTELSRDQGGSSEEGQHGGNEGKGHGENDGKGHGKNDGKGNGEGHDRRRRSPPGWMSSEEADENLTLYGIFQLCGDLVCQSNTANSTNLCGIDCSNLIDDNIDDDISCVMKLFTDILENGFKSKNLKELRKVIRLILQDDCKDVTAESYFNKCPQTTVQ, from the exons atgAAGATACTGGTACTTTTTGCTGTGGGAGTACTGGGCTGCAGCCTGGCTGGAGCTGTAACTGTGACCAAATGTGATCTGAGGAACCGGCTGATGAAGGCGTTCAAAAGCCTGCCAGAAAACATACAGCAGTCAGGAATGGCTGGAGAGGACTTTGTGGCCAAGA TTGTCTGTCACGTGGAGATGGGGTCAGAATTCAACACAAGTGCTGTGACTGAGCTGAGCCGTGATCAGGGAGGGTCATCTGAGGAAGGGCAGCATGGAGGAAATGAGGGAAAAGGCCATGGAGAAAATGATGGAAAAGGCCATGGAAAAAATGATGGAAAAGGCAATGGAGAAGGTCATGACCGAAGACGTCGCAGCCCCCCTGGATGGATGAGTAGCGAGGAGGCTGATGAGAATCTGACACTTTATGGCATCTTCCAGCTCTGTGGTGACCTGGTGTGCCAGAGCAACACAGCTAATTCAACAAACCTGTGTGGCATAGACTGCAGCA ACCTGATTGATGACAATATTGACGATGACATCAGTTGCGTGATGAAGCTTTTCACAGATATTCT tgagAATGGCTTCAAGTCGAAGAACTTAAAAGAGCTCAGAAAAGT gatCAGGCTCATCCTGCAGGACGACTGTAAAGACGTTACAGCTGAGTCTTATTTTAATAAGTGCCCTCAAACTACTGTGCAATAA
- the LOC108246287 gene encoding small integral membrane protein 28, which produces MRGLLDSSWMRFGPAGSGSDDWGTGSAPTQQQQSYNWYDVGENRKSELELYVVLTVASILLLALLVSLIYCHCSSSKLSLASIFTLDLQDVDSSSDFLTSLTKNAERHTSTSSDGSDGVFVMVYLSPPYEETLTKVTRAASLTSSKYVDSAIIEDLEAKLCPSCDQSGRKYV; this is translated from the exons ATGAGGGGGCTTCTGGACAGCAGCTGGATGAGGTTCGGACCAGCAGGCAGTGGGTCTGATGACTGGGGGACGGGATCAGCTccaacacagcagcagcag AGTTACAATTGGTATGACGTTggagaaaacagaaagtcaGAGCTGGAACTCTACGTTGTCCTCACAGTGGCCTCCATCCTCCTGCTGGCTCTCCTGGTTAGTCTGATATATTGCCACTGTTCCAGCAGTAAACTCAGCTTGGCCAGCATCTTCACCCTGGATCTCCAAGATGTAGACAGCAGCTCAGATTTCCTCACTTCCCTGACCAAGAATGCTGAGCGCCACACCAGCACCAGCTCCGATGGATCAGATGGAGTCTTCGTCATGGTCTACCTGTCTCCCCCCTATGAGGAAACGCTCACTAAAGTCACTCGAGCTGCCAGCCTGACCAGCTCCAAATATGTTGACTCGGCAATAATAGAAGATCTGGAGGCCAAGCTATGTCCAAGCTGTGACCAGTCCGGCAGAAAATATGTGTGA